A stretch of DNA from Alicyclobacillus acidocaldarius subsp. acidocaldarius Tc-4-1:
CGGACGTGGACGCTCATGTTAGCGGGATGGATCGCCATGTTGACGGTGGGTTGCGGCGTCATAGGACAATCCCAGGCGAGCGGGGAAGTGGCAAAGACCTCTGGGCGAGATCGCCCACATCCCTTGGTGTTTCAGAATCTCACGGGAGCCATGAACCAGGGCCAGGATCCGCGGTGGGATCCTCGGCCTGCGTCCGTAGGCTTGTACGGCGCGGTGCCGGTCTGGACAGCGAGCGGTCGACAGGAAGTGCTCACGCCGGAGCGCCAGCCCCTTCTCTTCGCGGCGTACTGGTGTCCGCATTGCCAGCGCACGCTGCAATTGTTGACGGCCATCCGGCATCGCCTGAAGCACATGCCGGTGATTGT
This window harbors:
- a CDS encoding TlpA family protein disulfide reductase, whose protein sequence is MRRTWTLMLAGWIAMLTVGCGVIGQSQASGEVAKTSGRDRPHPLVFQNLTGAMNQGQDPRWDPRPASVGLYGAVPVWTASGRQEVLTPERQPLLFAAYWCPHCQRTLQLLTAIRHRLKHMPVIVNVGYPAGTSLQTAIRIAREEDAALHLAPFEQVFILTPSAGDRYAPLGYPTLVFRQGSALWSLYGEHRAEIWEKALS